In the Aeromicrobium fastidiosum genome, GACAACAGCCTGGGCGACCTGGTTGAGAACTTCGAGACCCGCTGCGCCGACATCATCACGGCCCACGGTGGCCGGGTCATCAAGACCCTCGGAGACGCCGTGCTGTTCGTGACGGAAGATCCTCGGCAGGGCACGCGGACGGCGCTCGACCTGGTCCGGCAGATCGCGTCGCGCACCGAGCTGCCCAACGTCTGCGTCGGCCTGGCCACCGGATCGGTCATCAACCGCCTCGGCGACGTCTACGGCCCGCCGGTCAACCTCGCGGCGCGGCTGTCGCACGTGGCCCGCAGCAACCGGGTGCTGGTCGACGCCGCGACGGCCGAGGCGCTCGGCGACGAGTTCGACACCCGCACCCTGCCGCCTCGACCGTTGCGTGGCTTCGGCAACCTGTCGCCGATCACGGTGAGCGAACGGCGCGGTTTCCGGTCCCGATAGGCTGCGTGCCGTGACGACCCCAGATCTCGCCGTCATCGGCGGTGGACAGCTCGCCCGCATGATGCAGCCACCAGCCATCGCCCTGGGCCTGCGCATCCGGCTCCTGGCCGAGGGTCCCGACGTGTCGGCGGCGCAGGTGATCCCCGACCACGTCGTCGGCGACCACACCGTGCTGGCCGACCTGCGCGCGGTCGTCGCCGACGCGCCCGTCGTGACGTTCGACCACGAGCACGTGCCGCCCGAGCACCTCCGGACGCTCGACGCCGAGGGGCACGCCTGCCGCCCGGGGCCGCACGCCCTGCTCTACGCGCAGGACAAGGCGGCCATGCGGTCGCGCCTCACCGAGCTCGGCGTGCCGTGCCCCCGCCACGCGCCGATCGCCACGCCCGCCGACCTCGAGGAGTTCGGCTACCCGGCCGTGCTCAAGACGACCCGCGGCGGCTACGACGGCAAGGGCGTCTGGGTCGTGCGCTCGGCCTCGGACGCCGACGAGGCGTTCGCCGCCGACCGGCCGCTGCTGGCCGAGGAGCTCGTCGACTTCCGCCGTGAGCTGTCGGCGCTCGTCGCCCGCAACCCGTCGGGCGAGGTGCGCTCGTACGCAGTCGTCGAGTCGCGGCAGGTCGACGGCGTGTGCGCCGAGGTCGTCGCCCCGGCCCCCGACCTCGATCCGTCTCTGGCGGCCGAGGCGCGCTCCCTCGCTGAGCGGATCGCGACCGAGCTCGACGTCACGGGCATCCTGGCCGTCGAGCTGTTCGAGACAGCCGACGGACGCCTACTCGTCAACGAGCTGGCGATGCGTCCGCACAACACGGGTCACTGGTCGATCGACGGGGCCGAGACCAGCCAGTTCGAGA is a window encoding:
- a CDS encoding 5-(carboxyamino)imidazole ribonucleotide synthase → MTTPDLAVIGGGQLARMMQPPAIALGLRIRLLAEGPDVSAAQVIPDHVVGDHTVLADLRAVVADAPVVTFDHEHVPPEHLRTLDAEGHACRPGPHALLYAQDKAAMRSRLTELGVPCPRHAPIATPADLEEFGYPAVLKTTRGGYDGKGVWVVRSASDADEAFAADRPLLAEELVDFRRELSALVARNPSGEVRSYAVVESRQVDGVCAEVVAPAPDLDPSLAAEARSLAERIATELDVTGILAVELFETADGRLLVNELAMRPHNTGHWSIDGAETSQFENHLRSVLDLPLGCTHARAPWTVMVNVLGGRVTDLEAQRTVVLAAEPDVKVHLYGKSVKAGRKVGHVTAFGDDLDDVLARARHAAELFTTG